The following are encoded in a window of Saccharothrix longispora genomic DNA:
- a CDS encoding DUF3039 domain-containing protein — protein sequence MSTQTLPEVETRPEGTDHTGDDTPKMFHYVRKAKIAESAVMGTHVVALCGEVFPVTKSPKPGSPVCPECKKIYEGLPKGGGE from the coding sequence GTGAGCACGCAGACTCTTCCCGAGGTGGAGACCCGGCCGGAAGGCACGGACCACACCGGGGACGACACCCCGAAGATGTTCCACTACGTGCGCAAGGCCAAGATCGCGGAGAGCGCGGTCATGGGCACGCACGTGGTGGCGCTGTGCGGCGAGGTCTTCCCGGTGACCAAGTCGCCGAAGCCCGGCTCCCCCGTCTGCCCGGAGTGCAAGAAGATCTACGAAGGTCTGCCCAAGGGCGGCGGCGAGTAG
- a CDS encoding YihY/virulence factor BrkB family protein gives MLDHAMGSPRDDEARRTGRRGPLRLLARTWAKAWEKSIFSESAEAAFWQTLSFPPLLLGLLGSLGWIGVWLGPEVVNAAKDRILSFCRTIFSPDVVNDVIAPTVDQILTTGKGEIVSIGFLISLWAGSSAMSSFVDAITAAHDQYGVRNEVWQRIFALLLYMASLVLLIIGLPVLALGPDILIQLFPDSWEPTLGGWLGATYYPGIGVLLVLALATLYKLALPNKLPWHRLLPGAVLAMAVFLLSSVGLRLYITWITTTGYTYGALATPIAFLLFAYFIGLAINLGAYFNSALQELWPARMTRRQRRRWQRLEIERAAERIRNDEGKRAWQGGPVPPEHAAVPERRRAEPPPTTAPSPMDTNHTERLPVEPKREPPPARRGQGLPD, from the coding sequence ATGCTTGACCACGCGATGGGTTCGCCTAGGGACGACGAGGCACGCAGGACGGGCCGCAGGGGCCCCCTGCGGCTGTTGGCGCGCACGTGGGCCAAGGCGTGGGAGAAGTCGATCTTCTCCGAGTCGGCGGAGGCCGCGTTCTGGCAGACCCTGTCCTTCCCGCCGCTGCTGCTGGGCCTGCTCGGCAGCCTGGGCTGGATCGGCGTCTGGCTGGGCCCGGAGGTCGTCAACGCGGCGAAGGACCGCATCCTCTCGTTCTGCCGGACGATCTTCAGCCCGGACGTCGTCAACGACGTGATCGCGCCCACCGTCGACCAGATCCTCACCACCGGCAAGGGCGAGATCGTCTCGATCGGCTTCCTGATCTCGCTGTGGGCGGGCTCGTCGGCGATGTCGTCGTTCGTCGACGCGATCACCGCCGCGCACGACCAGTACGGCGTGCGCAACGAGGTGTGGCAGCGGATCTTCGCGCTGCTGCTCTACATGGCCAGCCTGGTGCTGCTGATCATCGGCCTGCCGGTGCTGGCGCTGGGCCCGGACATCCTGATCCAGCTCTTCCCGGACTCGTGGGAACCGACGCTCGGCGGGTGGCTGGGCGCGACCTACTACCCGGGCATCGGCGTGCTGCTCGTGCTGGCGCTGGCCACGCTCTACAAGCTGGCGCTGCCGAACAAGCTGCCGTGGCACCGCCTGCTGCCGGGCGCGGTGCTGGCGATGGCGGTGTTCCTGCTGTCGTCGGTCGGGCTGCGGCTCTACATCACGTGGATCACCACGACGGGCTACACCTACGGCGCGCTGGCCACGCCCATCGCGTTCCTGCTGTTCGCGTACTTCATCGGGCTGGCGATCAACCTGGGCGCGTACTTCAACAGCGCGTTGCAGGAGCTGTGGCCCGCGCGCATGACGCGGCGGCAGCGGCGGCGCTGGCAGCGCCTGGAGATCGAGCGGGCCGCCGAGCGCATCCGCAACGACGAGGGCAAGCGGGCCTGGCAGGGCGGTCCGGTGCCGCCCGAGCACGCGGCCGTGCCCGAACGGCGGCGCGCCGAACCCCCGCCCACGACGGCGCCGTCGCCGATGGACACCAACCACACCGAGCGGCTGCCGGTGGAGCCGAAGCGGGAGCCCCCGCCCGCGCGGCGCGGACAGGGCCTCCCGGACTGA
- a CDS encoding DEAD/DEAH box helicase: MLAVADQRRRGSRLSQPQVVATRPLRAWQRRALTKYLAAKPKDFLAVATPGAGKTTFGLRVAAELLADRTVESVTIVTPTEHLKHQWAKAAAEAGIAIDSNFRNTMAVTSRDYHGVALTYAQVAAHPMLHRVRTENRKTLVLLDEIHHGGDAKSWGDAIREAFTPAVRRMCLTGTPFRSDDSPIPFVNYEPGPDGAMRSQADHSYGYSDALRDGVVRPVIFLAYSGEAAWRTSAGEEFSARLGEPLTQEQTARAWRVALDPSGEWMPSVLKAADVRLSQLRNGGMPDAGGLVIATDQTVAKAYAEVLKRTTGHDATLVLSDDPKASGRIAEFAASQERWLIAVRMVSEGVDVPRLAVGVYATSASTPLFFAQAVGRFVRARAKGETASVFVPSVPVLLGLASELEAQRDHVLGKPHREKDGWDDELVSAANRVQDEPGEEERAFTSLGASAELDQVIYDGSSFGTAAFAGSDEEQEYLGLPGLLEPDQVRALLRQRQEKQLVEASKRNATAAPAAPAPAPRPAGVQERLAQLRKELNTLVAMHHHRTRKPHGKIHNQLREYCGGPPTAMASIEQLEERIATLRSW; encoded by the coding sequence ATGCTTGCCGTCGCTGATCAGCGCAGGAGGGGTTCGAGGTTGTCGCAACCGCAGGTCGTCGCGACCCGTCCCCTCCGCGCCTGGCAGCGCCGCGCGCTCACGAAGTACCTGGCCGCGAAGCCCAAGGACTTCCTGGCCGTCGCGACCCCCGGCGCGGGCAAGACGACGTTCGGCCTGCGCGTCGCGGCCGAGCTGCTCGCCGACCGCACGGTCGAGTCGGTCACGATCGTCACGCCCACCGAGCACCTCAAGCACCAGTGGGCCAAGGCTGCGGCCGAGGCGGGCATCGCGATCGATTCGAACTTCCGCAACACGATGGCCGTCACCTCCCGCGACTACCACGGCGTGGCGCTCACCTACGCGCAGGTGGCGGCCCACCCGATGCTGCACCGGGTGCGCACCGAGAACCGCAAGACCCTCGTGCTGCTCGACGAGATCCACCACGGCGGCGACGCGAAGTCGTGGGGCGACGCGATCCGCGAGGCGTTCACGCCGGCCGTGCGGCGGATGTGCCTGACCGGGACGCCGTTCCGGTCGGACGACTCGCCGATCCCGTTCGTCAACTACGAGCCCGGCCCGGACGGCGCGATGCGCAGCCAGGCCGACCACTCCTACGGCTACTCCGACGCCCTGCGCGACGGCGTGGTCCGCCCGGTGATCTTCCTGGCCTACTCGGGCGAGGCGGCGTGGCGCACCAGCGCGGGCGAGGAGTTCTCCGCGCGCCTGGGCGAGCCGCTGACCCAGGAGCAGACCGCGCGGGCGTGGCGCGTCGCCCTGGACCCCAGCGGCGAGTGGATGCCGTCGGTGCTCAAGGCCGCCGACGTGCGCCTCAGCCAGCTGCGCAACGGCGGCATGCCCGACGCGGGCGGTCTGGTGATCGCCACCGACCAGACCGTCGCCAAGGCGTACGCCGAGGTGCTCAAGCGCACCACCGGCCACGACGCGACGCTCGTGCTCTCCGACGACCCGAAGGCGTCGGGCCGCATCGCCGAGTTCGCCGCCTCGCAGGAGCGCTGGCTGATCGCGGTGCGCATGGTGTCGGAGGGCGTCGACGTGCCGCGCCTGGCCGTGGGCGTCTACGCCACCAGCGCCTCGACACCGCTGTTCTTCGCGCAGGCCGTCGGCCGGTTCGTGCGGGCGCGGGCCAAGGGCGAGACGGCGAGCGTGTTCGTGCCGAGCGTGCCGGTGCTGCTGGGCCTGGCCAGCGAGCTGGAGGCGCAGCGCGACCACGTCCTGGGCAAGCCGCACCGGGAGAAGGACGGCTGGGACGACGAGCTGGTGTCGGCCGCCAACCGGGTGCAGGACGAGCCGGGCGAGGAGGAGCGGGCGTTCACGTCGCTGGGCGCCTCCGCGGAGCTCGACCAGGTGATCTACGACGGCTCGTCGTTCGGCACGGCGGCGTTCGCGGGCAGCGACGAGGAGCAGGAGTACCTGGGGCTGCCTGGCCTGCTTGAGCCGGACCAGGTGCGCGCCCTGCTGCGCCAGCGCCAGGAGAAGCAGCTCGTCGAGGCCAGCAAGCGGAACGCGACGGCGGCCCCGGCGGCCCCCGCGCCCGCACCGCGCCCGGCGGGCGTGCAGGAGCGGTTGGCGCAGCTCCGCAAGGAGCTCAACACCCTGGTCGCGATGCACCACCACCGCACCCGCAAGCCGCACGGCAAGATCCACAACCAGTTGCGCGAGTACTGCGGCGGCCCGCCCACGGCGATGGCCAGCATCGAGCAGCTCGAAGAGCGCATCGCCACCCTGCGCTCCTGGTAG
- a CDS encoding sugar ABC transporter substrate-binding protein: protein MRSKSLALIAASTGLALAMTACGANTSTGGTDTSGTNTSSASGGGEKVGVILPETKSSARWEGFDKPLLEAALKAEGLDADIQNAQGDVQKFSTLADGMINAGVKVLIIATPNSEVGASVAKKAQSQGIAVIDYDRLNLGGTSDYYVSFDNEKVGELQGQGLVDGLAALAPGKKPAEVIEIEGAPTDNNATLFYNGQQKVLKPKYDSGDLKLVQSQPIPDWDNQQGGVTFEQILTGNGQKVDGVVAANDGLAGAIITVLKKYGLNGKVPVTGQDATPEGLQAVMRGDQFMTVFKPIAEEAQAAAKLAGALAKGDTAAADALATGSVEDSKAGRTVKSVLLEAQTITKDKVKTVVDAGFVKAGEICGGDLAAVCTELGIK, encoded by the coding sequence ATGCGCAGCAAGAGCCTCGCTCTCATCGCCGCAAGCACGGGCCTTGCCTTGGCCATGACGGCATGTGGCGCCAACACGTCCACCGGTGGCACCGACACGTCGGGCACCAACACCTCCAGCGCCTCCGGCGGCGGCGAGAAGGTCGGCGTGATCCTCCCGGAGACGAAGTCCTCCGCGCGCTGGGAGGGCTTCGACAAGCCCCTCCTGGAGGCCGCGCTGAAGGCCGAGGGCCTGGACGCCGACATCCAGAACGCCCAGGGCGACGTGCAGAAGTTCTCCACCCTCGCCGACGGCATGATCAACGCCGGCGTCAAGGTCCTGATCATCGCCACGCCCAACAGCGAGGTCGGCGCCTCGGTCGCGAAGAAGGCGCAGTCGCAGGGCATCGCGGTCATCGACTACGACCGCCTCAACCTGGGCGGCACCTCCGACTACTACGTCTCGTTCGACAACGAGAAGGTCGGCGAGCTCCAGGGCCAGGGCCTCGTGGACGGCCTCGCGGCGCTCGCGCCGGGCAAGAAGCCCGCCGAGGTCATCGAGATCGAGGGCGCCCCGACCGACAACAACGCCACCCTGTTCTACAACGGCCAGCAGAAGGTGCTGAAGCCCAAGTACGACTCGGGTGACCTCAAGCTGGTCCAGTCGCAGCCGATCCCGGACTGGGACAACCAGCAGGGCGGCGTGACCTTCGAGCAGATCCTCACCGGCAACGGCCAGAAGGTCGACGGCGTCGTGGCCGCCAACGACGGCCTCGCCGGCGCGATCATCACCGTGCTCAAGAAGTACGGCCTGAACGGCAAGGTGCCGGTCACCGGCCAGGACGCCACCCCCGAGGGCCTGCAGGCCGTCATGCGCGGCGACCAGTTCATGACCGTCTTCAAGCCGATCGCCGAGGAGGCGCAGGCCGCCGCCAAGCTCGCCGGCGCCCTCGCCAAGGGCGACACCGCCGCCGCCGACGCGCTGGCCACCGGTTCGGTCGAGGACAGCAAGGCCGGCCGCACCGTCAAGTCGGTCCTGCTCGAAGCGCAGACGATCACCAAGGACAAGGTGAAGACCGTGGTCGACGCGGGCTTCGTCAAGGCCGGCGAGATCTGCGGCGGCGACCTCGCCGCCGTCTGCACCGAGCTCGGCATCAAGTAG
- a CDS encoding ATP-binding cassette domain-containing protein: protein MSEPILELRGVNKSFGPVHVLHDIDFAVHPGQVTALVGDNGAGKSTLVKSIAGIHPMDSGQVLFNGREVTIHGPREAADLGIEVVYQDLALCDNLDIVQNMFLGRERGKLGMLDEADMEQAARKTLTSLSVRTVKSVRTQVSSLSGGQRQTVAIAKAVLWNSKVVLLDEPTAALGVAQTRQVLDLVRRLAEQGLGVVLISHNMNDVFEVADRIACLYLGRMAAEVNTKDVTHGQVVELITAGRSGDLGIARPESATI, encoded by the coding sequence GTGAGCGAGCCGATCCTCGAGCTGCGCGGCGTCAACAAGAGCTTCGGACCCGTGCACGTCCTGCACGACATCGACTTCGCCGTGCACCCGGGACAGGTCACCGCGCTCGTCGGCGACAACGGCGCCGGCAAGTCGACATTGGTCAAGAGCATCGCGGGCATCCACCCGATGGACTCGGGCCAGGTGCTGTTCAACGGCCGCGAGGTCACCATCCACGGCCCGCGCGAGGCCGCGGACCTGGGCATCGAGGTCGTCTACCAGGACCTCGCGCTGTGCGACAACCTCGACATCGTCCAGAACATGTTCCTCGGCCGCGAGCGCGGCAAGCTGGGGATGCTCGACGAGGCCGACATGGAGCAGGCCGCCCGCAAGACGCTGACGTCGCTGTCCGTGCGCACCGTCAAGTCGGTCCGCACCCAGGTGTCGTCGCTGTCCGGCGGTCAGCGGCAGACCGTCGCCATCGCCAAGGCCGTGCTGTGGAACAGCAAGGTCGTGCTGCTCGACGAGCCCACCGCCGCCCTCGGCGTCGCGCAGACCCGCCAGGTCCTCGACCTGGTGCGCCGCCTCGCCGAACAGGGCCTCGGCGTCGTGCTGATCAGCCACAACATGAACGACGTCTTCGAGGTCGCCGACCGCATCGCCTGCCTCTACCTGGGCCGCATGGCCGCCGAGGTCAACACCAAGGACGTCACGCACGGCCAGGTGGTCGAGCTGATCACCGCCGGCCGCTCCGGGGACCTGGGCATCGCCCGACCCGAATCCGCCACCATCTGA
- a CDS encoding sugar ABC transporter permease — protein MTNTTSETSPKDAPGAISDFGIDTTSQSTGEAVRDYFARVRGGELGSLPALLGLVVLLIAFSSMADTFLTLGNIANLLAQGASIVIIAMGLVFVLLLGEIDLSAGTASGVTASVMALHLVNNGNLLGGMGDTVFYAFCAFLALAVVLAGIMRIWPGAALAAIALVIALVGVPANPWVEILLAICVGTAIGSITGFLVAKVGIPSFVVTLALFLAWGGVVLQFIGEGGTLGLRNDVLFNVANGNLDTAGSWVLFAVAAGGYAAVVLGRHFSRLRRGLVAQPTPMILVKVGIVVVLAAAATYALTLNRSVSPRVVIAGVPYVVPIVLLLLVIGTFVLERTRYGRHVYAVGGNKEAARRAGINVAQIRMSVFVIASSLAAIGAIVYSSKVGSVDPNAGGGNTLLLAVGAAVIGGTSLFGGKGRLRDAVIGGAVLAIIQNGMGLLRQPAAVVFIVTGLVLLLAASVDALSRRRAATAAR, from the coding sequence ATGACCAACACCACGAGCGAGACGTCGCCCAAGGACGCCCCGGGCGCGATCTCCGACTTCGGCATCGACACCACCTCCCAGTCGACCGGCGAGGCCGTCCGCGACTACTTCGCCCGCGTCAGGGGCGGTGAGCTGGGCTCCCTGCCCGCGCTGCTGGGCCTGGTCGTCCTGCTGATCGCCTTCAGCTCCATGGCCGACACCTTCCTGACCCTGGGCAACATCGCGAACCTCCTCGCCCAGGGCGCGAGCATCGTCATCATCGCCATGGGCCTGGTTTTCGTGCTGCTCCTGGGCGAGATCGACCTGTCCGCGGGCACCGCCTCCGGCGTGACCGCCTCCGTCATGGCGCTGCACCTGGTCAACAACGGCAACCTGCTCGGCGGCATGGGCGACACGGTCTTCTACGCGTTCTGCGCCTTCCTCGCGCTGGCCGTCGTGCTGGCCGGGATCATGCGCATCTGGCCCGGCGCCGCGCTGGCCGCCATCGCGCTCGTCATCGCGCTCGTCGGGGTCCCCGCCAACCCGTGGGTCGAGATCCTGCTCGCCATCTGCGTCGGCACCGCCATCGGCTCCATCACCGGCTTCCTCGTCGCGAAGGTCGGCATCCCCTCGTTCGTGGTGACCCTGGCGCTGTTCCTGGCCTGGGGCGGCGTGGTCCTCCAGTTCATCGGCGAGGGCGGCACGCTCGGCCTGCGCAACGACGTGCTCTTCAACGTCGCCAACGGAAACCTCGACACCGCGGGCTCGTGGGTCCTGTTCGCCGTCGCCGCGGGCGGCTACGCCGCCGTCGTGCTCGGCCGCCACTTCAGCAGGCTGCGCAGGGGCCTGGTCGCCCAGCCCACCCCGATGATCCTGGTCAAGGTCGGCATCGTGGTCGTGCTGGCCGCGGCCGCCACCTACGCGCTCACCCTCAACCGGTCCGTCAGCCCCCGCGTCGTCATCGCCGGCGTGCCGTACGTGGTGCCGATCGTGCTGCTGCTGCTGGTCATCGGCACCTTCGTGCTGGAGCGCACCCGCTACGGCCGCCACGTCTACGCCGTCGGCGGCAACAAGGAAGCCGCCCGCCGCGCGGGCATCAACGTCGCCCAGATCCGGATGAGCGTGTTCGTCATCGCCTCCTCCCTGGCCGCGATCGGCGCGATCGTCTACTCCTCCAAGGTCGGCTCGGTCGACCCGAACGCCGGTGGCGGCAACACGCTGCTCCTGGCGGTCGGCGCGGCCGTCATCGGCGGCACCTCCCTGTTCGGCGGCAAGGGCCGGCTGCGCGACGCCGTCATCGGTGGCGCGGTGCTGGCGATCATCCAGAACGGCATGGGCCTGCTGCGGCAGCCCGCCGCGGTCGTGTTCATCGTGACGGGTCTCGTGCTGCTGCTCGCGGCGAGCGTCGACGCGCTGTCCCGTCGCCGGGCGGCCACCGCCGCCCGCTGA
- a CDS encoding ROK family transcriptional regulator: MSTPTAGARPDEVRRHNRTALLRRLHVDGPSTRASLAAELGLNRSTIKALVDGLAESGVVAERVPAQRSGAGRPSLLVLPQPQAAVVMAIDIRVEQVAMAMVGLGGDILGRDSWNLHQRSRDPGEVITHIADSAKLLADELDLQAVGVGVSVPGVVRRHDGLVHEAPNLHWTDVALGQRLSAVLKVPVQVGNDAELGALAEHVRGAARGSSDMVYISADVGIGGGVISSGQPLRGTGGYVGELGHMVVRPGGRRCYCGCQGCWETEVGEPALCRALALPENAPRGAVVAELRALAGSPDTVAHRLGEFTEWLAMGLVTVVNMLGPELVVLGDLFTALPESLVDQLRRTVQKRSLVSRAVGGTRIVSSPLGRDAKLVGAAELAFEPVLGEV, from the coding sequence GTGAGCACACCGACCGCGGGAGCACGACCGGACGAGGTCCGCAGGCACAACCGCACGGCGCTGCTGCGCCGGCTGCACGTGGACGGACCGTCCACCAGGGCGTCGCTCGCGGCTGAGCTCGGGCTCAACCGCAGCACCATCAAGGCCCTGGTGGACGGCCTCGCCGAGTCGGGCGTAGTCGCCGAGCGGGTGCCCGCGCAGCGCTCCGGCGCGGGCCGCCCGTCCCTGCTGGTCCTGCCGCAGCCGCAGGCCGCCGTCGTGATGGCCATCGACATCCGCGTCGAGCAGGTGGCGATGGCCATGGTGGGGCTCGGCGGCGACATCCTCGGCCGCGACTCGTGGAACCTGCACCAGCGCTCCCGGGACCCCGGCGAGGTCATCACGCACATCGCCGACTCGGCGAAGCTGCTGGCCGACGAGCTCGACCTCCAGGCGGTCGGCGTCGGCGTGTCCGTGCCCGGCGTCGTCCGCCGCCACGACGGCCTCGTGCACGAGGCGCCCAACCTGCACTGGACCGACGTGGCGCTCGGGCAGCGCCTCTCCGCGGTCCTCAAGGTGCCCGTGCAGGTCGGCAACGACGCCGAGCTGGGCGCCCTCGCCGAGCACGTCCGCGGCGCCGCCCGCGGCTCCTCGGACATGGTCTACATCTCCGCCGACGTCGGCATCGGCGGCGGCGTCATCTCCAGCGGCCAACCGCTGCGCGGCACCGGCGGCTACGTCGGCGAACTCGGCCACATGGTCGTGCGCCCCGGCGGCAGGCGCTGCTACTGCGGCTGCCAGGGCTGCTGGGAGACCGAGGTGGGGGAGCCCGCCCTGTGCCGGGCGCTGGCCCTGCCCGAGAACGCCCCGCGCGGTGCCGTGGTGGCCGAGCTGCGGGCCCTCGCGGGCTCGCCGGACACCGTCGCCCACCGCCTGGGCGAGTTCACCGAGTGGCTCGCCATGGGCCTGGTGACCGTGGTCAACATGCTGGGCCCCGAACTGGTGGTGCTGGGCGACCTGTTCACCGCGCTGCCCGAGTCGCTCGTCGACCAGCTGCGCCGCACCGTGCAGAAGCGGTCCCTGGTGTCCCGCGCCGTCGGCGGCACCCGCATCGTGTCCTCGCCGCTCGGCCGCGACGCCAAGCTCGTCGGCGCCGCCGAACTGGCCTTCGAACCCGTGCTGGGCGAGGTCTGA